From Micromonospora rifamycinica, a single genomic window includes:
- a CDS encoding beta family protein: MAEPVYRPILTSRRGELEALVHLDSAAAPLVAPVLHVSPADSGLPELLGRLPAGLVPAVDVCALPDGPDAELARWGVPVLPVIGLSCGDRRLAAHGTACRAYARGAVVRLRVGRDRAGPDATTSAVERVWRRTGLLPEQCDLLVDAGDVCCAADLRTAEPRVRRLVDWACRHAWRTVTVAAGGMPPSLSRLGTDEPVRVDRWDWQFGRRLTDLGVGYGDYGVAPAPPGDVEPGDVEPGDRLPTVRYTADDGWWIYRWSRRGGRGDERFADLCRALVAAPHWPPAGAGFSWGDQELLRRARRVTGAGSPVNWTAWSTSHHLAHVLAALTGPVDRRRPGPPPGGEDGFTRPHRGGEHRWTR; encoded by the coding sequence GTGGCGGAACCGGTCTACCGCCCCATCCTCACCAGCAGACGCGGTGAGCTGGAGGCGCTGGTGCACCTGGACAGCGCCGCGGCTCCCCTGGTAGCTCCGGTCCTGCACGTCTCCCCCGCCGACAGCGGCCTGCCCGAGCTGCTGGGCCGGCTGCCCGCCGGTCTGGTGCCGGCCGTCGACGTCTGCGCGCTGCCCGACGGGCCGGACGCCGAGCTGGCCCGGTGGGGCGTACCGGTGCTCCCGGTGATCGGTTTGAGCTGTGGTGACCGGCGGTTGGCCGCGCACGGCACGGCGTGCCGCGCGTACGCCCGGGGGGCGGTGGTCCGGCTCCGCGTCGGCCGGGACCGGGCCGGGCCGGACGCGACCACCTCCGCAGTGGAGCGGGTGTGGCGGCGCACCGGGTTGCTCCCGGAGCAGTGCGACCTGCTGGTCGATGCCGGTGACGTGTGCTGTGCGGCGGATCTGCGGACGGCCGAGCCCCGGGTGCGGCGGCTGGTGGACTGGGCCTGCCGGCACGCCTGGCGCACGGTGACCGTGGCGGCCGGTGGGATGCCCCCGTCGCTGTCCCGGTTGGGCACCGACGAACCGGTCCGGGTGGACCGGTGGGACTGGCAGTTCGGGCGTCGGCTGACCGACCTGGGCGTGGGCTACGGCGACTACGGGGTGGCCCCGGCCCCGCCCGGCGACGTGGAGCCCGGCGACGTGGAGCCGGGCGACCGGCTGCCCACCGTGCGGTACACCGCCGACGACGGGTGGTGGATCTACCGCTGGTCGCGGCGGGGTGGCCGGGGCGACGAACGCTTCGCCGACCTGTGCCGGGCACTGGTCGCCGCCCCGCACTGGCCGCCCGCCGGGGCGGGCTTCTCCTGGGGCGACCAGGAGTTGCTGCGCCGTGCCCGCCGGGTGACCGGGGCGGGATCACCGGTCAACTGGACGGCGTGGAGCACGTCGCACCACCTGGCGCACGTCCTGGCGGCGTTGACCGGCCCGGTCGACCGGCGTCGTCCGGGTCCGCCCCCGGGCGGCGAGGACGGCTTCACCCGCCCGCACCGCGGCGGCGAGCACCGGTGGACCCGCTGA
- a CDS encoding HesB/IscA family protein: MLTMTDNAVLVIRDLAAQQDVAQDGGLRIAADVEAGALTIELVPVPAQGDQIVDTEGARIFLDSEAAELLNDTSVDASVDDEGVVQFGFTEQA; encoded by the coding sequence ATGCTCACCATGACCGACAACGCCGTGCTCGTGATCCGTGACCTCGCGGCCCAGCAGGACGTCGCCCAGGACGGCGGGCTGCGGATCGCCGCCGACGTCGAGGCCGGGGCGCTCACCATCGAACTGGTGCCCGTGCCGGCCCAGGGAGACCAGATCGTCGACACCGAGGGGGCCCGCATCTTCCTCGACTCCGAGGCCGCCGAGCTGCTCAACGACACCTCGGTGGACGCCTCCGTCGACGACGAGGGTGTGGTGCAGTTCGGCTTCACCGAGCAGGCGTGA
- a CDS encoding cellulose binding domain-containing protein has translation MRSSRHRARPFAASTLVAALLLAVPLPARAVAVPEPTTPVTGNATHFDALGAPYGGCGLPQSELDAPDFVALNAYDLPGDYSSYPIRPIPASQAAKIGLWNNGLNCGRFVRVTIGDYCTGVNDGAPGQPFCRNGGWTTDAYNGATLTMVVADSCGDGNAWCRDDPYHLDLSTASLNRFVRNGTPVGDMNPTHWNNRHVSWSFVPAPNYSGDIRIGFMKGAQRYWPAIAVSHLANGIHGVEYLAGGVWTAAAMNGDMGQSYVIGATASGGTDFQIRVRDAAGALVNNGRVYRFALPASCGGTCSAAYTRVDYTTSDGPTPTPTPTPTATPTPTPTPTPTATPTGTPTPTPTGTPTPAPMTGCSAGYRVTGSWSGGFQAEVTVRNVGAGALTGWTNALTFAGTQQVASSWNATVSQSGRQVTATNAAHNGSLAPGATTSWGLVVTGDNQPPTVLTCAVR, from the coding sequence ATGAGATCGTCGCGTCACCGCGCCCGCCCGTTCGCGGCGTCGACCCTCGTCGCCGCGCTGCTGCTGGCCGTTCCGCTGCCCGCCCGGGCCGTCGCGGTACCCGAGCCGACCACCCCGGTCACCGGCAACGCCACCCACTTCGACGCCCTCGGCGCCCCGTACGGCGGCTGCGGACTGCCCCAGTCGGAGCTGGACGCGCCGGACTTCGTCGCGCTCAACGCCTACGACCTGCCCGGCGACTACTCGTCGTACCCGATCCGGCCGATCCCGGCGAGTCAGGCGGCGAAGATCGGGCTGTGGAACAACGGCCTCAACTGTGGTCGCTTCGTCCGGGTCACGATCGGCGACTACTGCACCGGCGTCAACGACGGCGCGCCCGGCCAGCCGTTCTGCCGCAACGGCGGGTGGACCACGGACGCCTACAACGGGGCGACGCTGACCATGGTGGTGGCGGACAGCTGCGGCGACGGCAACGCCTGGTGCCGGGACGATCCCTACCACCTGGACCTCTCCACCGCCTCGCTCAACCGGTTCGTCCGGAACGGGACACCGGTGGGCGACATGAACCCCACCCACTGGAACAACCGGCACGTCTCCTGGTCGTTCGTGCCCGCGCCGAACTACTCCGGCGACATCCGGATCGGCTTCATGAAGGGTGCCCAGCGCTACTGGCCGGCGATCGCCGTCTCGCACCTGGCCAACGGCATCCACGGGGTGGAGTACCTGGCCGGTGGAGTGTGGACCGCTGCCGCCATGAACGGCGACATGGGGCAGTCCTACGTGATCGGGGCGACCGCCTCAGGCGGCACCGACTTCCAGATCCGGGTCCGCGACGCGGCCGGCGCACTGGTCAACAACGGTCGGGTCTACCGGTTCGCCCTGCCCGCGTCCTGCGGCGGGACGTGCTCGGCGGCGTACACCCGGGTCGACTACACCACCTCGGACGGCCCCACCCCCACCCCCACCCCGACTCCGACCGCGACCCCCACGCCGACTCCGACTCCGACTCCGACCGCGACCCCGACCGGTACGCCGACCCCGACGCCGACCGGTACGCCGACGCCCGCGCCGATGACCGGTTGCTCGGCCGGCTACCGGGTGACCGGCTCCTGGTCGGGTGGCTTCCAGGCCGAGGTGACCGTCCGGAACGTCGGGGCCGGGGCACTGACCGGCTGGACCAACGCGCTCACCTTCGCCGGCACGCAGCAGGTCGCCTCGTCCTGGAACGCCACGGTCAGCCAGTCCGGTCGGCAGGTCACCGCGACCAACGCCGCCCACAACGGGAGCCTGGCCCCCGGCGCGACGACCAGTTGGGGGCTGGTCGTCACCGGTGACAACCAGCCGCCGACGGTGCTCACCTGCGCGGTCCGCTGA
- a CDS encoding threonine synthase — protein sequence MYLTHLECPRCDREHDAGRLTNLCDCGSPLLARYDLTAVAAAVTPERFGLRPADLWRYRELLPVADERHVTTLGEGWTPLWRASAYGREIGVGDLIVKDEGLTPTGSFKARGAAVGVSRARELGVRRIAMPTNGNAGAAWATYATRAGLASTIAMPVDAPTICRRECVAAGADLHLVDGLIGDAGRWVAELVAGSDGTVFDAGTLREPYRLEGKKTMGYEIVEQLGWQVPDVIIYPTGGGVGLIGIHKAMHELRTLGWVGDKLPRLVAVQSTGCAPVVRAFAAGEDRVRPWVDAHTVAFGITVPAPLGDELILTALRESSGTALAVDDAEILADLRDFAAREGLLLCPEGAACLTAARHLRAGGWIRAGERVVVLNTGSGLKYPETVDVSGVPVG from the coding sequence GTGTACCTGACCCACCTGGAGTGCCCCCGCTGCGACCGGGAACACGACGCGGGCCGGCTCACCAACCTGTGTGACTGCGGTTCACCGCTGCTGGCCCGCTACGACCTGACCGCGGTGGCCGCCGCGGTGACCCCCGAGCGGTTCGGGCTGCGCCCGGCCGACCTGTGGCGCTACCGGGAGCTGCTGCCGGTCGCCGACGAGCGGCACGTCACCACGTTGGGCGAGGGGTGGACGCCGCTGTGGCGGGCGTCGGCGTACGGCCGGGAGATCGGCGTCGGAGACCTGATCGTCAAGGACGAGGGGCTGACCCCCACCGGGTCGTTCAAGGCGCGGGGGGCGGCCGTCGGGGTGAGCCGGGCGCGGGAGCTGGGGGTCCGGCGGATCGCCATGCCGACCAACGGCAACGCCGGAGCCGCCTGGGCGACGTACGCGACCCGGGCCGGCCTGGCCTCGACCATTGCGATGCCGGTGGACGCCCCGACCATCTGCCGCCGGGAGTGCGTGGCCGCCGGGGCCGACCTGCACCTGGTGGACGGGTTGATCGGCGACGCCGGGCGCTGGGTGGCCGAGCTGGTCGCCGGCTCGGACGGCACGGTCTTCGACGCCGGCACGCTGCGCGAGCCGTACCGGCTGGAGGGCAAGAAGACGATGGGGTACGAGATCGTCGAGCAGCTCGGCTGGCAGGTGCCCGACGTGATCATCTATCCGACCGGTGGCGGGGTCGGCCTGATCGGCATCCACAAGGCGATGCACGAGCTGCGGACGCTGGGCTGGGTGGGCGACAAGCTGCCCCGGCTGGTGGCCGTGCAGTCCACCGGCTGCGCGCCGGTCGTCCGGGCGTTCGCCGCCGGTGAGGACCGGGTCCGGCCGTGGGTCGACGCGCACACGGTGGCGTTCGGGATCACCGTGCCGGCCCCGCTGGGCGACGAGCTGATCCTGACCGCGCTGCGGGAGAGCAGCGGGACGGCGCTCGCCGTCGACGACGCGGAGATCCTGGCCGACCTGCGGGACTTCGCCGCCCGGGAGGGGTTGCTGCTCTGCCCGGAGGGGGCGGCCTGCCTGACCGCCGCCCGGCACCTGCGGGCCGGTGGCTGGATCCGGGCCGGCGAGCGGGTGGTGGTGCTGAACACCGGGTCGGGGCTGAAGTACCCGGAGACGGTGGACGTCTCCGGCGTGCCGGTGGGGTGA
- a CDS encoding MIP/aquaporin family protein: MDAARRYAAELLGTLLLVFVGVGSAVFARVEGGVVVVALAFGLVVVALVYALGPLSGAHLNPAVTLGVLLSGKISVVGAVAYAVAQFVGAAAGGFVIWALVRWGGVADQTGVLGTNGYGVHINRGGTAVLETILTFLFVLVVLVVTSRVEHAGFAGLAIGLALTAVLLVGITLDGTSVNPARSFGPALFEGGTALRQLWVFFVFPLLGGALAALVAPLVLRRSPRLRRGPEAPGPAAPQPG, translated from the coding sequence ATGGACGCTGCCCGACGGTACGCCGCCGAACTGCTCGGCACCCTGCTGCTGGTCTTCGTCGGGGTGGGCAGCGCGGTCTTCGCCCGGGTCGAGGGCGGGGTGGTGGTCGTGGCGCTGGCCTTCGGGCTCGTCGTGGTGGCGCTGGTGTACGCGCTCGGACCGCTCTCCGGTGCACACCTCAATCCGGCGGTGACGCTGGGGGTGCTGCTCTCCGGCAAGATCTCCGTGGTCGGCGCGGTCGCCTACGCCGTCGCGCAGTTCGTGGGGGCCGCGGCGGGCGGCTTCGTCATCTGGGCGCTGGTCCGCTGGGGCGGGGTGGCGGACCAGACGGGGGTGTTGGGCACCAACGGCTACGGCGTGCACATCAACCGCGGCGGCACGGCGGTGCTGGAGACCATCCTGACCTTCCTGTTCGTGCTGGTGGTGCTGGTGGTGACCAGCCGGGTCGAGCATGCCGGTTTCGCCGGCCTGGCGATCGGCCTGGCGCTGACGGCGGTGCTCCTGGTGGGGATCACCCTGGACGGCACCTCGGTCAACCCGGCCCGGTCGTTCGGCCCGGCCCTGTTCGAGGGCGGCACGGCGCTGCGGCAACTGTGGGTGTTCTTCGTCTTCCCGCTGCTCGGCGGGGCGCTGGCCGCTCTGGTCGCCCCGCTGGTGCTCCGGCGGAGCCCGCGGCTGCGGCGCGGACCCGAGGCA
- a CDS encoding cupin domain-containing protein, with protein sequence MEHFTIATVAEKSPDFRRVLWTGEQTQLVIMTIPAGGEIGEEVHDGIDQILTFVSGTGEARVGGETRAVAQGDLVVVPAGTKHNFVNTGPNPLVLYTVYGPPEHADQAVHRTKEEADAAEAAGRDEPPTS encoded by the coding sequence ATGGAACATTTCACGATCGCGACGGTCGCCGAGAAGAGCCCGGACTTCCGCCGGGTGCTCTGGACCGGCGAGCAGACCCAATTGGTGATCATGACGATCCCGGCCGGTGGTGAGATCGGCGAGGAGGTCCACGACGGGATCGACCAGATCCTGACCTTCGTCAGCGGCACCGGTGAGGCCCGGGTCGGCGGGGAGACCCGGGCGGTCGCCCAGGGCGACCTGGTGGTGGTGCCGGCGGGGACGAAGCACAACTTCGTCAACACCGGCCCCAACCCGCTGGTCCTCTACACCGTCTACGGCCCGCCGGAGCACGCCGACCAGGCGGTGCACCGGACCAAGGAGGAGGCCGACGCGGCGGAGGCCGCCGGCCGGGACGAACCGCCGACCTCCTGA
- a CDS encoding response regulator transcription factor: MARLLLVEDDLTIRTPLVRALRERGHAVAAASTAMEGLRHTLDERPDLVVLDLGLPDLDGGELLRMLRAVSAVPVIVATARDDEREIVRLLDAGADDYVVKPFTAAQLDARVRAVLRRGGPDRPDDDPVLVVGGLRIDPRARQVALDDVPVELTPREFDLLHHLATRPGAVVTKRELLTEVWRIPYGGADKTVDVHLSWLRRKLGESAQQPRYLHTVRGVGVRLAPPGGDHPGPGDDPGDD; encoded by the coding sequence GTGGCCCGCCTGCTGCTCGTCGAGGACGACCTGACCATCCGCACCCCGCTGGTCCGGGCGCTGCGTGAGCGGGGGCACGCGGTGGCGGCCGCGTCGACCGCCATGGAGGGGTTGCGGCACACCCTCGACGAACGACCCGACCTCGTCGTGCTCGACCTCGGGCTGCCCGACCTGGACGGCGGTGAACTGCTGCGGATGCTGCGCGCGGTCAGCGCGGTCCCGGTGATCGTGGCCACCGCCCGCGACGACGAGCGGGAGATCGTCCGGCTGCTCGACGCCGGGGCCGACGACTACGTGGTCAAGCCGTTCACCGCCGCCCAGCTCGACGCCCGGGTCCGGGCGGTGCTGCGTCGGGGCGGACCCGACCGGCCCGACGACGACCCGGTGCTGGTGGTCGGCGGGCTGCGGATCGACCCGCGCGCCCGGCAGGTCGCCCTGGACGACGTACCGGTGGAGCTGACCCCGCGCGAGTTCGACCTGCTGCACCACCTCGCCACCCGGCCCGGCGCGGTGGTGACCAAGCGGGAGCTGCTCACCGAGGTCTGGCGGATCCCCTACGGCGGGGCGGACAAGACCGTCGACGTGCACCTGTCCTGGCTGCGTCGCAAGCTCGGGGAGAGCGCCCAGCAACCCCGCTACCTGCACACCGTGCGCGGGGTCGGGGTACGGCTCGCCCCGCCCGGCGGCGACCACCCCGGGCCGGGCGACGACCCGGGCGACGACTGA
- a CDS encoding aldo/keto reductase, producing MDLDQPTVGLPGDVRMPLLGFGTWQATGRAGYDAVLAALAAGYRHLDTATMYGNEEEVGRAVRDSGLRREDVFVTTKLPPDRVGRERETIEASLRALGTDHVDLWLIHWPPSSPSDSIPVWRELLAARDENLTRAVGVSNYATGQLDELIQATGETPAVNQIRWSPSLYDRRRHTEHRDRGIVLEGYSPFKASDLDDPVLTRIAAAHDVSPAQVVLRWHVDHEIVVIPKSVTPERIRANADIWNFSLTAEELRDIDALGG from the coding sequence ATGGACCTCGACCAACCCACCGTCGGTCTCCCCGGCGACGTACGCATGCCGCTGCTCGGGTTCGGCACCTGGCAGGCGACCGGCCGGGCCGGGTACGACGCCGTGCTGGCCGCCCTGGCCGCCGGTTACCGGCACCTCGACACCGCCACCATGTACGGCAACGAGGAGGAGGTGGGCCGGGCGGTCAGGGACAGCGGGCTGCGCCGGGAGGACGTCTTCGTCACCACCAAGCTGCCGCCCGACCGGGTCGGCCGGGAACGGGAGACGATCGAGGCGAGCCTGCGGGCGCTGGGCACCGACCACGTCGACCTCTGGCTGATCCACTGGCCGCCGTCGTCGCCGTCGGACAGCATCCCGGTCTGGCGTGAGCTGCTGGCCGCCCGGGACGAGAACCTCACCCGGGCGGTGGGGGTGAGCAACTACGCCACCGGCCAGCTCGACGAGCTGATCCAGGCGACCGGGGAGACTCCGGCGGTCAACCAGATCAGGTGGAGCCCGTCGCTGTACGACCGGCGGCGGCACACCGAGCACCGGGACCGGGGGATCGTGCTGGAGGGCTACAGCCCGTTCAAGGCCAGCGACCTGGACGACCCGGTGCTGACCCGGATCGCCGCCGCGCACGACGTGTCCCCGGCACAGGTGGTGCTCCGGTGGCACGTCGACCACGAGATCGTGGTGATCCCCAAGTCGGTCACCCCGGAACGGATCCGCGCCAACGCCGACATCTGGAACTTCTCGCTGACCGCCGAGGAGCTGCGCGACATCGACGCCCTGGGCGGCTGA